Genomic segment of Ewingella sp. CoE-038-23:
TTAGAAATGAATGACGTGCACCCACTGCCGGAGCACATTAAGCCGGACCAACATTACCGGCTGAGCTAAAACAAAAAGGCGCTCTCCTTGCGGAAAAGCGCCTTTTATCAACACAACTGATTAGTATCAGTTCATGCCGTATTTTTTCAATTTCTTACGCAGCGTACCGCGGTTGATACCCATCATCAGGGCCGCACGAGTCTGGTTGCCACGGGTATATTGCATCACCATGTCTAACAGTGGCTGTTCAACTTCAGCCAATACCAACTCATACAGGTCATTCACGTCCTGACCATTCAATTGAGCAAAATAGCCCTTAAGTGCTTGTTTTACCGAGTCACGCAGGGGTTTTTGGGTTACCTGATCCTGAGAATTAACGGTAGAAACGGTCAGTACGTCAGAATTCACGCGTTGTTCGAACATAGTTCTGTCAGCTCTTTTTTGTTACGCAAGATTTTCGAAATATGCTTCCAACGCCTCCAGCTGTTCGCTGGCATCCTCTATGGCGTTGAAGGAGCGCCGAAACTGGTCATTCGGGGCATGCTCCTGGAGATACCAGGAAACATGCTTACGAGCGATACGGAATCCCTTGCCTTGACCATAAAAGTCGTGCAATTCCCGTACATGCCCTAATAACAAGTGCTGAACCTCCCCAAGTGGTGGCGGCGGTAACAGTTCCCCTGTGTCCAGATAATGCTGGATTTCCCGGAAGATCCAGGGTCTCCCCTGAGCGGCACGTCCAATCATCAGAGCATCAGCTCCGGTGTAGTCGAGTACCGCCCTGGCTTTATGCGGGTCAGTTATGTCGCCATTCGCGATAATCGGAATGGAAACACTCTGCTTAACTGTCCGAATGCTGTCGTACTCTGCCTCTCCATTGAAGAGACAAGCACGGGTTCGGCCATGAATCGTCAGGGCCTGAATTCCACAGTCTTCAGCCAATTGTGCAATTTGTACACAGTTACGGTGTTCCGGTGCCCAACCAGTACGAATTTTCAACGTGACTGGCACATCTACCGCATTCACAACGGCAGAGAGGATCTGTTTGACCAAATCCGGATACTGCAACAAGGCAGATCCTGCCAGTTTGCGGTTCACTTTCTTGGCCGGGCAACCCATATTGATGTCAATGATCTGCGCACCGCTGTCCACGTTAATTCGGGCAGCTGCCGCCATATCTTCGGGATCGCAACCGGCAATTTGCACGGCCCGGATTCCCGGTTCATCGCTATGTACCATACGCAAACGGGATTTATCCGTACGCCACACTTCCGGATTGGAAGAGAGCATTTCGGAAACAGCCATCCCAGCACCCATCGCATGACATAAGGCACGAAACGGTCGGTCTGTTATACCGGCCATTGGGGCCGCAATCAGGCAATTTGTAAGTTGGTGGTGTCCGATGCGCATAGACTAGGAATGACCATACTGATGTCCGCAAGGGCGCGTATATTACGCATTTTTGAATCCAGATGAAAGGCCAAACTTTAACCAATAACCTAAGAAAATGCTTGCATCAGGCCTCTGAGGTCTGGGTTATGGGTTTTTATTGAGACTTAACATAGGGTTAATGAATAAAGGCTAAATTGTGCGCTTATGAAAATTCCTTAAAACTCGCTGTATATGCAGGTTAAGCCAGTTGAATCTAAGGCTAAATTTGCTGTTTTAAGTAGCAATAACCGCAAAATTTCCGTGACCCACCTCTCGCCGTGGTCAAAAAATGAGTCATTTTTAGTAAGAATCCATAACCCTATGTTTGAGATAAAAAGCCAAGGCCGGGAGAGTCGAAAAAGCAGGGCGGGGCAATAAAACAGAAAAGCGCCGCCCGGTGAGCATTTAAGCCTGCGGGCGGCGGAGTATTAGGCTTTCTTGACGCCGGTAATGCGGCACCACTCTTCTTTTTCAGCCACTGGGTCTAGCTCGAACAGCGCCTCATAGGCTTCTGCGACGCCCTGCGCCTGACTTGCCAGCACGCCGGACAGCCCCAGATGGCCGCCTGCTACTGGCAGTACGCTGATAAGGGGCGCCAGCTCGCGCAGTGGGCCTGCAAGGATGTTAGCGACCACTACATCGGCCGACAGGTTGTCCGGCTGGTCTTTTGGCAGATAGAGCGATAGACGCTCGGAGACGCCGTTACGCTGCGCATTATCACGGCTGGCCTGAATCGCCTGCGGGTCGATATCAATACCGATAGCCTGCGCAGCACCCAGTTTCAGAGCGGCAATCGCCAGAATGCCGGAGCCACAGCCGAAGTCGATCACCGTCTTACCCTGTAAATCTAAACCGTCGAGCCACTCTAGGCACATGGCGGTGGTCGGGTGGGTGCCGGTGCCGAAGGCCAGACCCGGGTCGAGCATTACGTTGACGGCGGTTGGGTCCGGCACGTCGCGCCAGCTCGGGCAGATCCACAGACGCTGGCCGAAACGCATTGGGTGGAAGTTATCCATCCACTCGCGCTCCCAGTCTTTATCTTCCAACTGCTCGATTTTATGCACAAAGCCTTTGCCCAGCAGCGGCTCGTTTTCGAGCATAGCCACCACTTCCGCCATGTCGGTTTCTGCGTCATACAGACCGATAGCGTCGGTATCGCCCCACAGCAGCGTCTCTCCCGGCAGGGGTTCGAACACCGGATTGTCATGGGTATCCTGGAAAGTCACGGATACCGCACCACTCTCGATAAGCGCGTCGCTCAGCGTTTCCGCGTCGTTACCGGTGGTGTTAATTTTCAATTGGATCCAAGGCATAGCAATTCTCTTTTAAGCTTGCAGTAAATAGTTTGCCGCCCCTCAGGACGGCTTGAGCGCGGCTTCTGCGCGCGCATCGCCAAATTTATTGCCGATGTAAAACGCCAGCAGACTCAGGGTCAGCGACGGCACAATCGGATGCAGACCGGCAAGGTGCAGGTCGAAACTGGCAAGCAGGGTATAACAAACCGCGCCAACAATCATTGAGCTAAGCGCGCCGGTGGCATTGGCGCGTTCCCAGTACAGCCCCAGCACCAGCGGCCACAGGAACACGGCTTCTAAGCCGCCAAAAGCCAGCAGATTCAGCCAGATAATCATTTCCGGTGGGCGCCATGCCGCCAGCAGCACCAGCAGACCAAGCACAAAGGTCGCCCAGCTTGAGAAGCGTTTGAGGCGTTTCTCATTGGTGATTTCTGCAGGGCGAATGCCAAGATAGAGATCTTTAACAATCGTCGCCGAGGACTGCAACAGCTGGGCATTGATGGTCGACATAATCGCGGCCATGGGTGCAGCAAGGAAGATCCCGGCGGCATAAGGCGGCAGCACGGTGATCATCAAGGTGGGGATCACCTGATCCGGGATTTTAAGATCAGGCAGGATAGCGCGACCTAATGCGCCGGCCAGATGCATACCGAACATCAAAATCGCCACCACCAGCGTGCCGAGCACGATGCCGCGATGCACTGCCTTACTGTCTTTGTAGGAGATACAGCGCACGGCGGTGTGCGGCAAACCAATTACGCCGAAGCAGACCAGGATCCAGAACGAGGCCATGAACGGCAGCGACAGCACGTCATCCGCGCCGCTGACCGACACCAGTTTAGGGTCAATCTGTTGCAATTTATCGACCGCGCTGTGCAAGCCGCCCGCCGCGTGGATCACCGCAATCAGCAGCAAAATGGTGCCGAGCAGCATCACCAAACCCTGCATGGCGTCATTGAGCACGCTGGCGCGGAAGCCGCCGAAGGCCGTGTAGAGCGCGATGCTGATGCCGAAAATCAGCAGGCCGGTGTCGTAAGGGATGCCCGCCGCGGTTTCCAGCAAGCGCGCGCCGCCGATGAACTGCACGGTCATGGCGCCGAGGAAGGCAACCAGCAGACTCAGGCTCGCCAGCCAGACCAGCAGGCGGCTTTTATAGCGGCCGTACAGCATGTCGTTGAGCGTCACCGCGTTATAACGGCGAGCCAAAATAGCGAATTTCTTGCCCAGGATGCCGAGAGAAAGCCACACGGCGGGCAGCTGAATCATCGCCAGCAGCACCCAGCCCAGCCCAAATTTGTAGGCCGCGCCCGGCCCGCCAATAAACGAACTGGCGCTGATATAGGTCGCGGTCAGGGTCATGGCTAAGACAAAGCCGCCCATAGAGCGGTTGCCGAGGAAGTATTCAGTGAGGAAATTACCGGCCTGACGGCGGGTATAGGCATAAACCGACAGGCCAAAGACCAGCAGCAGATAGGCAATAAGAGGAAGTAAAACTTCAGTCTGCATGGGGAGTGTCCTCGAGCGAAATGTCGCGGTAAATCACCCGCACCATCAGCCAGCTTAGTAACACAAAAATCAGCGGAACCAACAAACAGGCCATTTCGAACCAGTGGGGCAGCCCGGTGATCCCCTGCTTGTCGTCGGGCAAATAGGCCGCCAGACACCAGGCCAGCAAGTAGGCCAGCGTCAGCCCAAAGGCCCAGCGCGCTTCGCGATTGGCTTGTCGAAAACGTGGGTCAGTGTCTTGAGTCTTCATCATAAAAGTCCCAAATGAAAAAAGGCCGGAATATCCGGCCTTGGTAAGAGAGTACGCAAGGTACGGTCTTATTTTTCCTGCAATCCGAGCTTCTTCTCTAGATAGTGGATGTTGGTTCCACCGTGCTGGAAGTTCTCGTCGCTCATGATGCGCATTTGCAGATCAACGTTGGTTTTGATGCCGTCGATAATCAGTTCAGCCAATGCGTTTTTCATGCGGGCAATCGCCACGTCACGGTTTTCACCGTAAGTGATCAGTTTGCCGATCATGGAATCGTAGTACGGAGGCACGGTATAGCCAGCGTAGATATGCGATTCCCAGCGCACGCCAAAGCCACCAGGAGCGTGGAAGCGGGTAATTTTACCCGGGCTTGGCAGGAAGGTATTTGGATCTTCAGCATTGATACGACATTCGACCGCGTGGCCCTGAATGCGTACTTCATCCTGTTTGATCGACAGCGGCTGACCGGCAGCGATACGCAGCTGCTCTTTGATCAAGTCAACGCCGGTGATCATTTCAGTCACAGGATGCTCAACCTGAATACGGGTGTTCATTTCGATGAAATAGAACTCGCCGTTTTCATACAGGAACTCAAAGGTACCCGCGCCGCGATAGTTAATGTCTACGCACGCTTTCGCACAACGCTCGCCGATGTAACGACGCAGCTCAGGCGTGATGCCCGGTGCTGGCGCTTCTTCGACAACTTTCTGGTGACGACGCTGCATGGAGCAGTCACGTTCTGCCAGATAAATCGCGTTGCCCTGACCGTCAGCCAAAATCTGAATTTCGATGTGGCGTGGGTTTTCCAGATACTTCTCCATGTACACCATGTCGTTGTTGAAAGCCGCTTTGGCTTCCGCACGGGTCATGTTGATGGATTGTTCCAGATCTTTGTCGCTGCGTACTACGCGCATACCACGACCACCGCCGCCGCCAGAAGCTTTGATGATGACCGGGTAACCGATGCGTTTTGCATAGGCGCGGTTTTGGTCCATATCTTCGCCCAGCGGGCCGTCAGAACCTGGTACGCAAGGAACACCGGCTTTTTTCATCGCGCCGATGGCGGAAACTTTGTCACCCATCAGGCGGATAGTTTCAGCTTTCGGGCCGATGAAGATGAAGCCAGAGCGTTCAACTTGTTCAGCGAAGTCGGCATTTTCGGACAGGAAACCGTAGCCAGGGTGGATAGCCACCGCGCCAGTGATTTCAGCTGCAGCAATGATTGCCGGGATGTTCAGATAGCTTTTTACTGAAGGTGCAGGACCGATACAGACGGTTTCATCTGCCAGCAGTACGTGCTTCAGGTCGCGGTCGGCAGTTGAGTGCACGGCTACCGTTTTGATGCCCAGCTCTTTACAGGCACGCAAAATACGTAGCGCGATCTCGCCGCGGTTCGCGATAACAATTTTATCTACCATGGTACGCCTCGTTATTCGATGACGACCAGCGGCTCGTCGAATTCAACCGGTTGGCCGCTTTCCACCAGAATGGCTTTAACCACGCCAGATTTGTCTGCTTCGATTTGGTTCATCATTTTCATTGCTTCAACGATGCACAGGGTATCACCTGCGTTAACTTTCTGGCCGACTTCCACGAAGGCTTTCGCGTCCGGGCTTGGCGTGCGGTAGAAAGTACCCACCATCGGTGAACGAACGATGTGTCCGCTGATCGCAGCCGGTGCGGCTTCAGCTGGCGCCGCCGCTGGTGCAACTGCAGCAGCCAGACCCGGTTGCTGTTGTGGCGCAGGCATTGCGTACGCTTGTTGCATCATTGGGTAAGCTTGCGCAGGTGCTGCACGGCTGATGCGTACTGATTCTTCGCCTTCAGAAATTTCCAGTTCAGAAATGCCTGACTCTTCAACCAGTTCGATCAGTTTCTTAATTTTACGAATATCCATGGGTGTGATTCCGTACTCTTTTTGCGAAAAAAATTAATGGGTTTTAGACAAGCGGTTAACCGCTGCCTGTAAAGCAAAATGGTAGCCATCTGCGCCAAGTCCGCAGATAACGCCCACTGCGATATCAGATAGATAGGAGTGATGCCGGAACGGCTCGCGGGCGTGAACATTCGACAGGTGGATCTCGATAAACGGGATCTGCACTGCCAGCAACGCATCGCGTAGCGCTACGCTGGTATGGGTAAAGGCTGCGGGATTGATCAAAATAAAATCAGTGTTTCCGCGTGCCTGATGGATTCTATCAATCAGGAGGTGCTCTGCGTTGGATTGCAGATGGCTAAGCGCGACGTCTGCGGCGGCTGCCTGCTGCTCCAAACCTTTAACTATATCGTTGAGCGTAGTGCTGCCGTAGGTTTCAGGCTCACGCGTCCCTAACAAATTCAGGTTAGGACCGTTTAGAAGCAAAATGTCAAACTTATGCGCCATTGTGAGCCTATCTCCGGCAATTAGACAAAGATTGTAGAAAATACCCTGATGTCACCGATTTGTCACCTATTTCGCGGCAAATCTACCCTGCTCATCAGCATGAGGTCGGGCATTATAATGATATCGTGGCAATTCGCAGCTAAATACTGGTCTTATCAGCGAAGATAATCAACCCTCAGAATGCTACTGAGGGTTTAGACTGTAGGATTATGCGGGGTAGAACACAGAAAAGTTAAGCCCGTTAACGCAGCCATTGGCGGAATTTTTTGTAGCGTAATGCTAACAAGATCGCTGCAATTGCCGCGTAGATGATGGGTTGTGGCGAGATAATTTTCACTGACCACATGTAGTGAATCGGTGCCAAAATGGCGACCACATAAATTAAGTTGTGCAATGTCTGCCATTTCGCACCCAACTTACGCTGCGACCATAATGTCGACGTGCAGGCCAGCGCCAGCAGGATTATCCAGCTGATAATGCCCAATGTCAGATAGGGCCGCGAAATCAATTCACTGCCCAGCAGCGCCAAATTGTTAATGCCCAACTCTAAGAACGAATAGCTGAGAAGATGCAGCGTTCCCCACGCAAAGCACCACAAACCCACCAATCTGCGCACGCGCATCAACAGCGGCTGTTTACCATAACGCGCAACGGGGGTAATAAGCAGCGTCGCCAGCAGCAATTTCAGAGTCATCCTACCGGTGAAATGCTGAATATCTTTAGATGGATCGGCACTGAACCAGCCCTGATTAATCGACAAGATCAGCCAAATAAAGGGCAGGAACGCCGCCAGATGGATAACCACCTTTAGCCATTTAATTTGTGTCAGGCTTAAACGCCGCATCGCATTTCCCTCAAAATCATCAATAGTTCGCGCGCAAATCGAGGCCGCGGTACAGCGACGCCACCTGATCGCCATAGCCATTAAACAGCAGCGTCGGCTGGCGTTTAACATCCAAAATACCGCCAGAGCCGATGAAACGCTCGGTGGCCTGTGACCAGCGCGGATGGTCGACGTGCGGGTTCACGTTGGCGTAGAAACCGTACTCATTGGTCGCAATCTGGTTCCATGTCGTCGGCGGCTGGTTCTTGGTCAGGCTGATATTGACGATAGACTTGATGCCTTTAAAGCCATATTTCCACGGCACGGTCAGGCGAATTGGCGCGCCGTTTTGCGGTGGCAGGGCCTTGCCGTAGACGCCGACGGTCAGCATGGTGAGCGGGTGCATGGCTTCATCCATCCGCAGCCCTTCAACATAAGGGTAATCCAGCCCGCCGCCGATAAAGCGGTCTTTCTGGCCCGGCATGTGTTCCGGGTCATATAAGGTTTTAAACGCCACAAAGCGCGCATTGCCGGTCGGCTCGGCTAGCTTGATGATGTTGCTCAGCTGGAAGCCAATCCACGGCACTACCATTGACCACGCCTCGACGCAGCGCATCCGGTAGATACGCTGCTCCAGCGGGAAGCGTTTCATGATGTCATCCATATCGAGGGTGATCGGCTTGCCGACTTCGCCATCAATCACGATTTTCCACGGCGAGGTCACCAACTGGCCCGCATTGGCGGCCGGGTCGGCTTTATCCAGACCAAACTCGTAGAAGTTGTTGTAGCCGGTGACTTTATCTTCTGGCGTTAACGTCAGGTCATTTTGATAAGCGGCGGGCTTGGTGAAGTCCAAAGGCTTTCCGGCTGGCGCTTTCGGCCGGTCGTGGCCTTTGAACCAGGATGAAATGTCGGCCTTGGCGGTCTGGGGCAGGGCCAGCGCCGCCGCGCTCAGGCCCAGTGCCTGCAATACTTTGCGACGATCGTGAAAGATGCTTTCAGGCGTGACGTCTGCCTCAGTCAGTTTGCGGGAATTGTTCATGGCGTACTCCAGAATTTCTTAATCATTATTGTTACTGAGGATTCTGGTTTAAGAATGGCTGTTAAATCGATTTTTGGCGAGAGGACTGGGGAAAATACGAAATTTCAGAGGAGAAGAGAACCGAGCAGCGCAGGGAGAGTTTTCCTGCGCTGCTGATTGGCTTAGCTGTTAGCGCACCTTGACCAGAGTGCGGCCCGTAATGGTGTTCGCCATCATTCCGGCGGCCGCCGCTGGCGCTTGTTCAAGGCTGATTTCCGTAGCGGCTTGCTCATAAAAAGAAGCAGGAAGAGTCTGGGTCAGGCGCTCCCAGGCGTCCATTCGACGATGCAGCGGACACATCACAGAATCTACCCCTTGCAGGCGAACGTTGCGCAGAATAAATGGCATCACCGTGGTGGGAAGCTGGTAACCGCCCGCCAGACCACAGGCCGCCACCGTACCGCCGTAGACCGTTTGCGACAGCAAGGTTGCCAGCGTGTGGTCGCCGACGGTGTCGATGGCGCCGGCCCACAGCTGTTTATCCAGCGCCCGGCCTTCTTTGCTGAACTCTTCGCGCGACAGCACGGTTTTCGCGCCGAGCTGCTTGAGATATTCGGTATTGCTGGCGCGCCCGCTGATTGCCACCACGTCATAGCCGAGGGTCGACAGTAGGGTGATCGCCGTGCTGCCCACGCCGCCGCTGGCACCGCTGACAATCACTTTGCCGCTGTCGGGCAGCACGCCGCCTTCCTCCAGAGCCATCACGCAAAGCATGGCGGTGAATCCGGCGGTGCCGATAATCATCGCGTGGCGCGAGTCCAGACCTTCCGGCAGCGGCACCAGCCAGTCACTTTTTACGCGCGCCTTTTCTGCCAGCCCGCCCCAATGGTTTTCGCCCACGCCCCAGCCAGTGAGGATCACCTGCTGGCCGACGCTAAAGCGTGGGTCTTCACTGCTACTGACCCGACCGGCGAAATCGATGCCCGGCACCATCGGGAATTGGCGGATAATTTTCCCTGTGCCGATGATTGCCATTGCGTCTTTATAATTGAGGCTCGACCAGTCAACATCGACCACAACATTGCCTTCCGGCAAATCATCTATGCTGATATCACCCACGCTGGAAAGGGTCTGGCCTGCGTCTTGCTGTAATAAAAGTGCGCGCATTTTGAGCTCCATAAGATTTATCAATTGATTGTTTATGCAGTTGCTATGCTATGAATATAACGCAATAGGGGGGATAGGGACTGATATGAGACAAAAACGGTGCCACTGAGTGCAAATTTAGGCACAATTTTGCATAAATCTTTACCGGATCTGACATGCTTATGTTTTATGATAGCGGCGTTTAAACGGCGGCCTGACAATGAAGGAATATTCTCTGGTTTGCCTCCTCCATTTATAGGTTTCAGGTAAGGCACAAGGATGCGATTTACTAACAGACTCACCGCGCTTATTTCCATGCTGGTTGCAGTAGCTATGTTGCTGATGCTGCTCGGCGTGACGTTTAGCTTTGTCTATCTCAGCAAGCAAAATACTGAGCAGCATTTACGGGCGCTGGCGACCACTTTCGACCAATCTCTTCTGCAACACTCTCCCGACGAAGCCCAGCGCTGGATGCCGACGGCAATGCGCATGCTGGATGTTTCAAGCATCACCCTGCTGGAAAATAAAAAACCCTTTTTGCAATACCGCGAGTCCGCCGATTTACACGCGGCCTGGGACAGCGGCTACCCCGACTATGCCGAGACAACCTTGCCGCTGATGCAGCACCCGTCGATGGCGCTGCACGTGGTGTATGTAGACCCCATTACCACTTACACCCATTCGCTGCGCTCGACCATCACCATCAGCTTCGCCATTATTTTGATGATTGTAGTGGTGCTGATGAGTTTCCGCTGGCTGCGCAGAGAGACGGCTGGGTTGGAACGACTGGAAGAGCGCGCCCAGCGCATTCTTCGCGGCGAGCGGGAGAATATTCGCCACGGTGATGTCTCCGAATGGCCGCCTTTTGCCAGTAGCGCCATTGATTTACTGATGGCGGATCTGGCCGAGGCCCGCGAGCAACGCAGCCGGGTCGACACGCTAATTCGTGCATTTGCCCAGCAAGATGCCCAGACCGGCCTGAGTAATCGGCTGTTTTTCGACAATCAATTGGCGACTCAGCTTGAAGAAAAGGGCGCGCACGGCGTGGTTATGCTGCTGCGACTGCCTGACTTCGACACGCTGCGCGAAATCCACGGGCAGGGGCACGTTGATGAACTGCGTTCCGCGATGGTCAATCTGCTTTCGACCTTCGTCATGCGCTACTCCGATGCCCTGCTGGCGCGCTATTTCCACAGCGACTGTGCTGTGTTACTGCCTCACCGCACTTTAAAAGAAGCAGAAGTGATGGCGGCCCAACTGGTCAATGCGCTCGGCGCGCTGCCAACCTCTAACAATATCGATCGCGATGCCCTTCTATATATAGGTATCAGTGCTTATCGTTTTGGTCAGCAGGCGGAAGAGGTGATGGACCACGCCGAGCAGGCGACGCGCAACGCAGCCTTCCAGGGAAGTAACAGTTGGCTGGTTTATGACAGCAAAGTGCCTGAAAAAGGGCGCGGCAGCGTTAAATGGCGCACGCTACTGGAAAATACCCTATCGCGCGGCGGGCCGCGTCTTTATCATAAAGGCAGCTTTACCAAAGACCGCAAGCTGGATCATCGTGAAATTCAGCGCCGTATCTTTGATGGCGAGCAAGAGCTGCTGGCCGCCGAGTTTATGCCGCTGGTGGTGCAATTTGGCATGTCGCAAAGCTATGATCGCCAAATGCTTTCTCAGATAATTCCGTTACTGGCGCGCTGGCCGGACGAAACGTTGGCATTTCACCTGACGGTTGATTCATTATTGCAGCGCTCTTTTGTCCGCTGGTTGCGCGATACTTTGCTGCAATGCGAAAAAAGGCAGCGTAATCGCATTCTGATTGAACTTGCAGAGGCAGATCTCTGTCAACATACCGAGCGATTACGGCCCGTTGTCCGCCTGCTACAAGGAATGGGCTGCCGTCTTGCTGTTTCTCAAGCCGGGCTTACCGTGGTCAGCACCTCATATTTGAAAACTTTCCCGGTTGAACGGGTGAAACTGCACCCGGGATTGATTCGCGATATCGACAAAAGAATTGAAAATCAGCTGTTCGTACAAAGTCTGATTAGCGCCTGTGAAGGAACACAAGCCAAGGTTTTCGCTTCTGGCGTGCGCAGTAAAGAAGAGTGGGCAGTACTGTTAGAAAAGGGCATTCATGGCGGGCAGGGTGATTTTTTTGCTATCCCGCAGGCCGTGGAGCCCGTTAGCAAAAAATATTCACACAACGGTGATGTTTAAACTGATCGTAATGTGAAGATTTAACGTAGAATGGCGCAGCCTTTAACCGGTTACTGTCCAATGACGCCTGTTTGTAAAGTTTTTGGCGAATTGTGGCGGGAGTTCTCGGAGCGAGAGCAAGAATTCATGTGCGGTGTTGGTGCTTGTAAGTTGCTGGTTGTACACAGGTAAAGAGTGATTCTGGTTTAAATGAACAGG
This window contains:
- the csrD gene encoding RNase E specificity factor CsrD, producing MRFTNRLTALISMLVAVAMLLMLLGVTFSFVYLSKQNTEQHLRALATTFDQSLLQHSPDEAQRWMPTAMRMLDVSSITLLENKKPFLQYRESADLHAAWDSGYPDYAETTLPLMQHPSMALHVVYVDPITTYTHSLRSTITISFAIILMIVVVLMSFRWLRRETAGLERLEERAQRILRGERENIRHGDVSEWPPFASSAIDLLMADLAEAREQRSRVDTLIRAFAQQDAQTGLSNRLFFDNQLATQLEEKGAHGVVMLLRLPDFDTLREIHGQGHVDELRSAMVNLLSTFVMRYSDALLARYFHSDCAVLLPHRTLKEAEVMAAQLVNALGALPTSNNIDRDALLYIGISAYRFGQQAEEVMDHAEQATRNAAFQGSNSWLVYDSKVPEKGRGSVKWRTLLENTLSRGGPRLYHKGSFTKDRKLDHREIQRRIFDGEQELLAAEFMPLVVQFGMSQSYDRQMLSQIIPLLARWPDETLAFHLTVDSLLQRSFVRWLRDTLLQCEKRQRNRILIELAEADLCQHTERLRPVVRLLQGMGCRLAVSQAGLTVVSTSYLKTFPVERVKLHPGLIRDIDKRIENQLFVQSLISACEGTQAKVFASGVRSKEEWAVLLEKGIHGGQGDFFAIPQAVEPVSKKYSHNGDV